The window CCCCGCCCGACATGGCGAAGCATGCCGAGCAGCAGCTCAGCGTCTGCGCTCGACAAATTCAAGCGGTACACCAGGCGCCGCACCTTTTCTTCTGTGGCGGATCGTCCGTCGGAGTTCGTGTAGCCGGTTGCGAGCAAGGCTTCTGTGAGCACGCCACTAATCCGTTCCAGTTGTTGAGCGTCCGCTGTATCGTCGTTTTTTGGTTCCGGAATGGAACGCTCTTGGCGAATCAATTCGTATAAACAGACCGCCACGGCCTGTCCCAAATTCATGGAGATATTGCATTCAGACGTGGGAATACGCAGCAGCCAGTGGCAATGGCTGAAATCGCGGTTGGAGAGCCCAGTTTTCTCCGAGCCAAAAAGCA of the Terriglobales bacterium genome contains:
- a CDS encoding TrmJ/YjtD family RNA methyltransferase; translation: MRILPEGIHSHLRVVLVRPRNPLNIGAAARAMSNFGFTRLRVVNPYEVAFREARSAVGASEVLAGAEEFTNIADAVADCGLVVGTTALSHREIQHPVWRLEEAAGIINSQSSRVALLFGSEKTGLSNRDFSHCHWLLRIPTSECNISMNLGQAVAVCLYELIRQERSIPEPKNDDTADAQQLERISGVLTEALLATGYTNSDGRSATEEKVRRLVYRLNLSSADAELLLGMLRHVGRGK